A window from Manis javanica isolate MJ-LG chromosome 10, MJ_LKY, whole genome shotgun sequence encodes these proteins:
- the LOC118970527 gene encoding olfactory receptor 6C4, translated as MKNRTIFTEFILLGLTNQPKFQVVIFIFLFLMYMLSVLGNLTIIILTLVDPHLQTPMYYFLQNFSLLEISFTSIFIPRFLTSMATGNKAISFAGCFIQYFFAIFLGATEFYLLASMSYDRYVAICKPLHYVTIMNSGICILLVFCSWLGGLLAIVPPIILMSQVDFCASNVLNHYYCDYGPLLELACSDTSLLEVTVLFVAVMTLVVTLVLVTISYTYIIRTILRIPSAQQRSKAFSTCSSHMIVISLSYGSCMFMYVNPSAKEEGDFNKGIAVLITSITPLLNPFIYTLRNQQVKQAFKDTVKKIVKL; from the coding sequence ATGAAAAATAGGACAATATTTACCGAGTTTATTCTTTTGGGTCTCACAAATCAACCCAAATTCCAGGTGGTGATATTCATCTTTCTGTTCCTCATGTACATGCTAAGTGTTCTAGGAAATCTGACTATCATCATTCTCACTCTAGTAGATCCTCACCTCCAGACCCCCATGTATTACTTCCTCCAGAATTTCTCCTTATTAGAAATCTCATTCACATCCATTTTCATTCCAAGATTTCTGACCAGCATGGCAACAGGAAATAAAGCCATCAGCTTTGCTGGCTGCTTCATTCAGTACTTTTTTGCTATATTTCTCGGGGCAACAGAATTTTACCTCCTGGCCTCTATGTCCTATGACCGTTACGTGGCTatctgcaaacccctgcattacGTGACCATCATGAACAGCGGGATCTGCATACTACTCGTGTTCTGCTCCTGGTTGGGGGGATTGCTAGCAATTGTGCCCCCAATCATCCTGATGAGCCAGGTAGATTTCTGTGCCTCCAATGTTCTGAATCACTATTACTGTGACTATGGTCCCCTCCTGGAGCTTGCCTGCTCAGACACAAGCCTCTTAGAAGTGACAGTCCTCTTCGTGGCAGTTATGACTCTAGTGGTAACACTGGTGTTGGTGACAATTTCTTATACATACATTATCAGGACCATTTTGAGGATcccttctgcccagcaaaggTCAAAAGCTTTTTCTACTTGTTCCTCCCACATGATTGTCATCTCCCTCTCTTATGGCAGCTGCATGTTTATGTATGTTAATCCTTCTGCAAAAGAAGAAGGTGATTTCAACAAAGGAATAGCTGTGCTCATTACTTCAATTACGCCCTTGTTAAACCCCTTCATTTACACTCTAAGAAATCAGCAAGTGAAGCAAGCTTTCAAGGACACCGTCAAAAAGATTGTAaagctttaa